GCGTACCCGACAATCAACCGTCCGACAGGTGGTCAGGTCATTGGTCTTTCAACGGCCAAGAGGGGAACGCTGTTCGAGGAGATATGTTTGAAAGCAAGGGCCGGTTTGAACAACTTCATCCTCGTCTTCTTGCCGTGGTTTGCCGATCCCCGACGGACGAAAGAATGGTACGAGAAGACGAAGCAGGACTTGCCCAACACGTACAGGGCCGAATACCCGTGTGTCGCCGCTGGAACTCTCGTGTCAACGGACAAAGGCATAATCCCCATCGAAGATGCTGCTGACGCGACGAGAACAGAGACTGGTGCAGCAAAAGCACTCCTCGACAAGGGAGAACGTCCGACAATAAGGATTTCGACTGATACTGGCAGGCAGTTGATTGTCACGCCGGACCACCGAGTAAAGACCCCTGCGGGTTTTGTGCCAGCCAATCTGCTCAAAGTCGGTGACGCGCTATGTCTTAGCCAGCCCATTCTTGCTGAGCATGCCTACTCACTTGTCTGGAACAACATTCCTGCCTATACCTGTTCAACCCAGATCGGACTGGACATGGCTCGGTTTCTCGGCTACTACATGGGCGATGGCTCATACAGGCGCGACGCCAAGGGCAGTACCACCGTTGATTTTGCATGCTGTGCTCTTGATGAAGATGTCGCTAATGAGATTTCTGGATTATGCGTCTCATTGGTTGGACATGAGCCAACACGTAGACTGACGGGAAGTAAGAAGGGGTGTATTAACCTCCGCTCAAACGACAAAGAGTGGTTTCCCCTACTATACAGACTGGGCGCACTCAGGAGGGCGGGAGCAAAAGGAGATCCTGAAAGATGGATGCGCAAGGTGTGCGTCCCCCCAGCGATTCTGCGCAGCCCACACGAGGTTGTCAGGGAATTCCTGTCTGCCCTCTTTGAATCGGATGGATGCGCCTACAAATACCAAAGCACCGTAACACTGTTTTCGAAGTATGAGAACTTCCTGCGCGACGTTCAAACATTGCTGCTGGCCTTTGGCATTGAGTCATCGATCAGATGCGCAGACAAGATTCATCCCGACGGGCACAAGTACACTGGGCGCGTCTTGTGGCTATCTGCTCCTGATAGTGTCAAGTTCTGCGAAGAGATTGGTTTTCGCTCAGCAAGGAAACGGGGCATCGCAGAACATTTACTGAGCAGGAGAAGGCGTTCTCGCAGACGTCCCGTGGGTATTGACTATGTGGCAGCCATTGAGGATGCTGGCATTCACAGGGTATACGACTTAACAATCGACGGCCCCCTCCATGCCTTCGGGGCAAATGGAATCCTAGTTCACAACTGTACCTTCGAAGAGGCGTTTAGTGTCGGCGAGGGCGCGTTCTTCGAGGAGTGGAACGAGGACGTTCACATACTGAAGAATTGGCGGCCA
The window above is part of the Dehalococcoidia bacterium genome. Proteins encoded here:
- a CDS encoding LAGLIDADG family homing endonuclease, coding for MNDLQIAKKIQGWWLDAKADCRTFIERWVQIEDRDVSGLAIPFKLWEKQVEAVNAFIDDRLIVVLKARQLGLTWLALSYAVWKMIFTPGFSVVALSQKETPDAKELVRRVVFILRHLPKWITIEKSQAPPLYPRPTWEATTLTVTISHAGAEPSTFLAMASAPGAGRSFTASLVILDEWAFQEYAKEIYSAAYPTINRPTGGQVIGLSTAKRGTLFEEICLKARAGLNNFILVFLPWFADPRRTKEWYEKTKQDLPNTYRAEYPCVAAGTLVSTDKGIIPIEDAADATRTETGAAKALLDKGERPTIRISTDTGRQLIVTPDHRVKTPAGFVPANLLKVGDALCLSQPILAEHAYSLVWNNIPAYTCSTQIGLDMARFLGYYMGDGSYRRDAKGSTTVDFACCALDEDVANEISGLCVSLVGHEPTRRLTGSKKGCINLRSNDKEWFPLLYRLGALRRAGAKGDPERWMRKVCVPPAILRSPHEVVREFLSALFESDGCAYKYQSTVTLFSKYENFLRDVQTLLLAFGIESSIRCADKIHPDGHKYTGRVLWLSAPDSVKFCEEIGFRSARKRGIAEHLLSRRRRSRRRPVGIDYVAAIEDAGIHRVYDLTIDGPLHAFGANGILVHNCTFEEAFSVGEGAFFEEWNEDVHILKNWRPPKEWKRVRVYDPGFSSYACMKWYAISPDGWAVCYREYYPHRTTDKEQADEIKRLSKHDDGSPEEIEYTVADTDAWTPSRDSGQSTAEVFALEGIPMRQATKD